A single genomic interval of Nitrosomonadales bacterium harbors:
- the malQ gene encoding 4-alpha-glucanotransferase yields MLNNRASGILLHPTSLPGMFGIGDFGSDAYRFIDWLESAGQTYWQFLPLGEIGPGNSPYMSSSAFAGNILLIDIIELADHGWLRQEDMIPLPEFDSNRVNYLLAQPFRMERLRRASRKFFTDGIQNMRDSYAEYCDAEKDWLHDYALFMTISELENWREWNHWPKEFVRRDPEWLSRIENDYSNELNFWKFCQWCFARQWLKLKQYAHDHNVRIIGDVPIFVAYQSADVWAHQELFELDGSGLPSVVAGVPPDYFSETGQLWGNPLYRWEAHEATDYSWWVARLRHALQLADTVRIDHFRGFSAYWEILADSPNAMNGKWKEGPGEKLFETFKHIFPDLPIIAEDLGIITPDVVELRDKFNLPGMRILQFAFGEGEGNHYLPHHYIPNTVAYTGTHDNDTTLGWWNSMPEEIRSFAMQYLNSDGAAIHWDMMRSLSSSIANTVIFPMQDVLGLSGEHRMNFPGQPIGNWEWRFSWNQIQEGHTAMLAQMSSANRRLPVGIN; encoded by the coding sequence ATGCTTAACAACCGAGCCAGCGGAATACTACTTCATCCCACCTCCCTTCCAGGTATGTTTGGCATTGGCGACTTCGGTAGCGATGCATACCGGTTTATAGACTGGCTGGAAAGCGCAGGGCAGACCTATTGGCAGTTTCTGCCGCTTGGAGAAATCGGACCGGGCAACTCCCCCTATATGAGCAGTTCCGCCTTCGCAGGCAATATTCTGCTTATCGATATTATCGAGCTCGCTGACCATGGTTGGTTGCGTCAGGAGGATATGATCCCCCTTCCCGAGTTCGACTCGAACCGTGTGAATTACCTGCTGGCGCAGCCATTCCGCATGGAACGCTTACGTCGTGCGTCAAGAAAGTTCTTTACGGATGGCATCCAGAACATGCGAGATTCTTACGCCGAATATTGCGATGCCGAAAAAGACTGGCTTCATGACTACGCGCTATTCATGACAATCTCCGAGCTCGAAAATTGGCGCGAGTGGAATCACTGGCCGAAGGAATTTGTCCGCCGCGATCCGGAATGGCTATCCAGAATCGAAAATGATTATTCCAATGAACTGAATTTCTGGAAATTTTGCCAATGGTGCTTTGCACGTCAGTGGCTGAAATTAAAGCAATATGCCCACGATCATAACGTCCGCATCATTGGGGATGTTCCAATATTCGTTGCCTATCAAAGTGCAGACGTATGGGCGCATCAAGAATTGTTTGAGTTGGACGGGAGTGGACTACCCTCCGTTGTGGCTGGGGTACCCCCGGATTATTTCAGCGAAACCGGTCAACTATGGGGCAATCCCTTATATCGCTGGGAAGCACATGAGGCCACTGATTATTCATGGTGGGTGGCCCGCCTGAGACATGCCCTGCAACTGGCAGATACGGTACGCATTGATCATTTCAGAGGCTTTTCAGCTTACTGGGAAATCTTGGCAGATTCTCCTAATGCAATGAATGGAAAGTGGAAAGAAGGGCCTGGCGAAAAGTTGTTTGAAACATTCAAACACATTTTTCCAGACCTGCCCATCATTGCTGAGGACTTGGGGATCATTACGCCTGATGTTGTAGAACTTCGCGACAAATTCAATCTTCCTGGCATGCGTATTTTGCAATTTGCTTTTGGTGAGGGGGAGGGGAATCATTACTTGCCTCATCACTATATCCCCAACACTGTTGCCTACACCGGAACTCATGACAACGATACAACCTTAGGCTGGTGGAACTCCATGCCCGAGGAAATCCGGAGTTTTGCCATGCAGTATTTGAATAGCGACGGAGCAGCGATCCACTGGGACATGATGCGAAGCTTATCTAGCTCTATTGCCAATACCGTTATCTTCCCAATGCAGGATGTCCTTGGTCTTTCCGGAGAACATCGCATGAACTTCCCAGGTCAGCCCATTGGCAACTGGGAGTGGCGCTTTAGCTGGAACCAGATTCAAGAGGGCCATACCGCCATGTTGGCGCAGATGTCTTCCGCAAACAGGCGCCTCCCGGTCGGCATCAATTAA
- a CDS encoding glycoside hydrolase, protein MKKNIDLIFLWHMHQPDYRDYASGDFVLPWTYLHAIKDYTDMAYHLERHPKVRAVVNFVPILLDQLEDYAEQFATKRLRDPLLRLLIHEDACDLTPKDRHLALDACFRTYHSKMISPYPAYNRLLELYNRLQPDGETALSYLSGQYVSDLLTWYHLAWCGESVRREHALVPHLMSKAEGFTYEDRRQLLDLIGELIADIIPRYRKLSESGQIEISATPHYHPLAPLMIDFDSAKEAMPDAPLPNSPHYPKGRQRVTEHVRLAKQSHQRRFGTEPHGMWPAEGSISSETLEVLAAEGCLWAASGEGVLVNSLRKSLHTVPDRHQYLYRPYRLNNGAEDLSCFFRDDRLSDAIGFEYSNWHGKDAAHHFIDQLNDIAKHAPDGETPVVSVILDGENAWEYYPYNGFYFLDELYSQLEAQTKIHTTTFSDYLKLSQIRSDSARPQNLSDIVAGSWVYGNFSTWIGSKDKNRAWDLLCVAKQSFDMVMASGRLSKAEQEAAEKQLCSCESSDWFWWFGDYNPSLSVASFDRLFRHNLTELYRLLKLPAPRNLSEPVSQGSAVETEAHGAMRRASE, encoded by the coding sequence ATGAAAAAAAATATTGATCTGATCTTTCTCTGGCACATGCACCAGCCGGACTACCGCGATTATGCCAGCGGGGATTTCGTGTTGCCGTGGACTTATCTCCACGCCATCAAGGATTACACCGACATGGCCTATCATCTGGAGCGGCATCCGAAGGTGCGAGCCGTGGTGAATTTTGTGCCCATTCTGCTCGATCAACTGGAAGATTACGCCGAACAGTTTGCCACGAAACGATTGCGCGACCCATTGCTGCGCCTGCTGATACATGAAGATGCCTGCGATCTGACTCCTAAAGATCGCCATCTGGCGCTTGACGCCTGTTTCCGCACCTATCATTCCAAGATGATTTCTCCTTACCCTGCCTATAACCGCTTGCTGGAGTTGTATAACCGCTTGCAACCCGACGGTGAGACTGCATTGTCTTATTTGTCCGGGCAGTACGTGAGCGATTTGCTGACTTGGTATCACTTGGCATGGTGTGGCGAAAGCGTGCGTCGCGAACATGCACTGGTGCCTCACTTGATGAGCAAAGCGGAAGGCTTTACCTATGAAGATCGCAGGCAGCTGCTTGACCTCATAGGCGAATTGATTGCCGACATCATCCCGCGTTATCGCAAGTTATCCGAGTCTGGACAAATCGAAATTTCGGCGACACCGCATTACCACCCGCTGGCACCGCTGATGATAGATTTCGACAGCGCCAAGGAAGCCATGCCGGATGCACCCTTACCCAACTCTCCTCATTATCCCAAAGGACGACAACGTGTAACAGAACATGTCCGATTGGCCAAGCAAAGTCATCAACGCCGTTTTGGTACCGAGCCGCATGGAATGTGGCCAGCCGAAGGATCGATCTCCTCGGAAACGCTGGAAGTTCTGGCTGCCGAAGGCTGCCTCTGGGCAGCCAGCGGAGAGGGCGTTTTGGTGAACAGCTTGCGCAAATCGCTGCATACCGTTCCCGACCGCCATCAGTATTTGTACCGGCCATATCGTTTGAATAACGGCGCTGAAGATTTGAGCTGTTTTTTCCGGGATGATCGCTTGTCCGATGCCATCGGTTTCGAATATTCAAACTGGCACGGAAAAGATGCAGCCCACCATTTTATCGATCAACTCAACGATATCGCCAAACATGCGCCTGATGGAGAAACTCCTGTCGTCAGCGTCATTCTGGATGGCGAAAACGCATGGGAATATTATCCTTACAACGGTTTTTACTTCCTCGACGAGCTGTACTCCCAGCTTGAGGCACAGACAAAAATTCACACCACGACTTTTAGCGATTATCTGAAGTTGAGTCAGATACGCTCCGATAGCGCACGCCCACAGAACCTTTCCGATATCGTCGCGGGCAGTTGGGTATATGGTAATTTTTCGACATGGATCGGTTCCAAGGATAAGAATCGCGCATGGGACTTGCTCTGCGTCGCCAAGCAAAGCTTTGACATGGTCATGGCCAGCGGTCGTCTCAGCAAGGCAGAACAAGAGGCAGCTGAAAAGCAGCTTTGTTCTTGCGAAAGTTCGGATTGGTTCTGGTGGTTTGGCGATTACAACCCATCTCTCTCGGTAGCCAGTTTTGATCGTTTGTTCAGACACAATTTGACCGAGTTGTACCGTCTGCTGAAATTGCCCGCTCCGCGCAATCTGTCCGAACCAGTAAGCCAGGGAAGTGCAGTAGAAACCGAAGCCCACGGAGCAATGCGCCGCGCATCCGAGTAA
- the glgC gene encoding glucose-1-phosphate adenylyltransferase, protein MNAELGYLQKKYHVASGDPAPRFVSRITKNTYAMVLAGGRGSRLHELTDWRAKPAVPFGGKFRIIDFVLSNCVNSGIRRIGVATQYKSHSLIQHLQRGWSFLNGQFGEFLDLLPAQQRVSEDQWYRGTADAVFQNLDIIRESNPDFVVILAGDHIYKMDYGKLLAFHVESKADMTVACLEVPVSEAKAFGVMGVDENSRVVEFVEKPANPPSIPGNPEKSLASMGIYVFNSGFLFEQLIRDADAPNSSHDFGKDLIPHMVEKYRVFAQSFEQSCVGMGDDNIPYWRDVGTIDSYWEASMELTKVIPDLNMYDQEWPIWTHQEQLPPAKFVFDEDDRRGMAIDSLVSGGCIVSGSTVRHSLLFSDVRVNSYSNIEDSVLLPNVDVGRHVVLKKVIVDKNCRIPEGMQIGVNPEEDRKRFHVSQNGVTLVTPDMLGQKIHNNR, encoded by the coding sequence ATGAATGCCGAGTTGGGTTATTTGCAGAAAAAATATCATGTTGCATCCGGCGATCCTGCGCCGCGTTTCGTTAGTCGCATCACCAAGAATACCTATGCGATGGTACTGGCCGGCGGGCGAGGTAGCCGTTTGCATGAGCTGACTGACTGGCGCGCCAAGCCTGCTGTTCCGTTCGGCGGGAAGTTCCGCATCATCGATTTCGTCCTCTCCAACTGCGTGAATTCAGGCATACGCCGGATCGGCGTAGCTACCCAATACAAATCACACAGCCTGATCCAGCATCTGCAGCGTGGCTGGTCTTTCCTGAATGGCCAATTCGGCGAGTTCCTTGATTTGCTGCCAGCGCAACAGCGCGTCAGCGAGGATCAGTGGTACAGAGGTACAGCCGATGCGGTATTCCAGAACCTGGATATCATCCGTGAGAGCAATCCCGATTTTGTCGTGATATTGGCGGGCGATCACATTTACAAAATGGATTACGGCAAGCTGCTTGCCTTCCATGTGGAAAGCAAGGCAGACATGACGGTTGCGTGCCTGGAAGTCCCTGTTTCAGAGGCGAAAGCATTCGGTGTGATGGGCGTGGACGAAAACTCGCGCGTCGTCGAATTCGTTGAAAAACCTGCCAATCCACCGTCCATTCCGGGCAATCCGGAAAAATCCCTGGCCAGCATGGGTATCTATGTATTCAACAGCGGTTTCCTTTTTGAACAACTTATCCGGGATGCGGACGCCCCCAACTCAAGTCATGACTTCGGTAAAGACCTGATTCCTCATATGGTTGAAAAATATCGGGTATTTGCCCAGAGCTTCGAGCAAAGCTGCGTTGGGATGGGCGATGACAATATTCCGTACTGGCGCGACGTGGGTACCATTGATTCCTACTGGGAAGCCAGCATGGAACTGACCAAAGTGATTCCGGACTTGAATATGTACGATCAGGAATGGCCGATCTGGACGCATCAGGAACAACTGCCGCCGGCAAAGTTCGTGTTCGACGAGGATGACCGTCGCGGCATGGCGATTGACTCACTGGTTTCCGGCGGATGTATCGTCAGCGGTTCAACTGTAAGGCACTCGCTACTTTTTTCGGATGTGCGCGTGAACAGTTATTCCAATATTGAGGACTCTGTACTATTGCCTAACGTGGATGTGGGCCGTCATGTCGTGCTCAAGAAGGTGATCGTAGATAAGAATTGCAGGATTCCGGAAGGCATGCAGATTGGCGTCAATCCAGAAGAGGATCGTAAACGTTTTCACGTCAGCCAGAATGGCGTGACGCTTGTTACGCCCGACATGCTTGGGCAGAAGATACACAATAATCGTTAA
- the glgB gene encoding 1,4-alpha-glucan branching protein GlgB: MEALLQARMYDPFGLLGLHREGQEWIVRVYEPYATEVALITQKGSEPLKRTHNGGIFEWRGKNEPTRPYRLRINEGTAEREVYDPYQFPPHLSQQDLYLFSEGRLRQGYRMLGSHQVEINGVRGMRFAVWAPNAERVSVVGEFNRWDGRLHPMRSHGSSGVWELFIPEIQRHALYRYEIRNRDTGNLLTKTDPYAQGYELRPGTAALTSPTHAHAWQDEQWMKQRGQWDWLHGAINIYEVHVGSWKRHPDGRFYSYRELAIDLVPYVKGMGYTHIELMPVSEHPLDESWGYQCSGYFAPSSRFGSPDELRHLIDTCHQAGLGVILDWVPAHFPQDSWALARFDGTALYEHEDPRLGFHQDWGTHIFNFGRNEVKTFLLSSAHYWLSEFHFDGLRVDAVASMLYLDYSRKAGEWIPNKYGGRENLDAVDFLREMNIMVHEEFPGALTFAEESTAWPGVSRPVYLGGLGFSIKWNMGWMNDTLGYFQHDPVHRRYHHNQLTFGQVYAYSENFVMPFSHDEVVHGKGSLLSKMPGDGWQKFANLRLLLTYQMTSPGKKLNFMGNEIAQGREWQSKWELEWWQLGDEFHRGMQNLVCDLNHLYRKLPALHDLDFQHEGFDWIDCNDAEKSVLSYQRRARDGSIVIVALNLTPVPRNHYRIGLPTDTRYREALNSDSQYYAGSNVGNAGLIQAEPIPWMGLPYSAEIALPPLAGVVLVPEA; the protein is encoded by the coding sequence ATGGAAGCGCTGCTGCAAGCCCGCATGTATGACCCGTTTGGCTTGCTCGGGTTGCACCGTGAAGGGCAGGAATGGATCGTTCGTGTCTATGAGCCCTATGCAACCGAAGTCGCTTTGATCACACAAAAAGGGAGCGAGCCGCTCAAACGCACCCATAATGGCGGCATCTTCGAATGGCGCGGAAAGAACGAGCCGACACGCCCCTACCGCCTGCGTATCAACGAAGGTACGGCAGAGCGTGAAGTTTACGACCCATACCAGTTCCCCCCCCATCTGTCCCAACAGGATTTGTATTTGTTCAGCGAAGGCAGGCTGCGCCAAGGCTATCGCATGCTGGGTTCGCACCAGGTCGAAATTAACGGCGTGAGAGGCATGCGCTTCGCTGTCTGGGCACCGAACGCGGAGCGTGTCAGTGTCGTCGGTGAATTCAATCGTTGGGATGGCCGCTTGCATCCGATGCGCTCGCACGGTTCCAGCGGTGTGTGGGAATTGTTCATTCCCGAGATTCAGCGACATGCGCTGTACCGCTATGAGATCCGCAATCGTGATACGGGCAATTTATTGACCAAGACGGATCCCTACGCACAAGGCTATGAATTGCGTCCTGGTACTGCAGCATTGACTTCTCCGACCCATGCGCATGCCTGGCAGGATGAACAATGGATGAAGCAGCGCGGACAGTGGGACTGGTTGCACGGCGCAATCAATATCTATGAAGTGCACGTCGGCTCATGGAAACGCCACCCGGATGGCCGCTTCTACAGCTATCGCGAATTGGCCATTGACCTTGTTCCCTATGTCAAGGGGATGGGTTACACACACATCGAGCTGATGCCCGTTTCGGAACATCCACTGGATGAATCCTGGGGCTACCAGTGTTCCGGCTACTTCGCTCCAAGCAGCCGTTTCGGTTCTCCGGATGAATTGCGTCATCTGATCGATACTTGTCACCAGGCCGGGCTCGGCGTGATTCTCGACTGGGTGCCGGCGCACTTCCCTCAGGACAGCTGGGCTCTGGCACGTTTTGACGGTACGGCGCTATACGAACATGAAGATCCCCGCCTCGGCTTCCATCAGGATTGGGGTACACATATTTTCAATTTTGGCCGCAACGAAGTTAAGACCTTCTTGCTGTCCAGCGCGCATTACTGGCTTTCCGAATTCCATTTCGACGGATTGCGCGTCGACGCGGTAGCGTCAATGCTGTACCTGGATTATTCGCGCAAGGCGGGCGAATGGATCCCGAATAAATACGGCGGTCGCGAAAATCTCGATGCAGTGGACTTCCTGCGTGAAATGAACATCATGGTGCATGAGGAATTCCCCGGCGCATTGACCTTTGCCGAAGAGTCGACCGCATGGCCGGGTGTATCCCGCCCGGTCTATCTGGGTGGATTGGGTTTCTCGATCAAATGGAACATGGGCTGGATGAACGATACTTTGGGCTATTTCCAGCATGATCCGGTACATCGCCGTTATCACCACAACCAGCTGACATTCGGACAGGTCTACGCCTACAGCGAGAACTTTGTAATGCCTTTCTCGCATGACGAAGTGGTGCATGGCAAGGGTTCCTTGTTGTCGAAGATGCCGGGCGATGGCTGGCAGAAATTCGCCAATCTGCGCCTGCTGCTTACCTACCAGATGACCAGCCCGGGGAAAAAACTCAATTTCATGGGCAATGAAATCGCACAGGGGCGTGAATGGCAGTCCAAGTGGGAACTCGAATGGTGGCAATTAGGCGATGAATTCCATCGCGGCATGCAGAATCTGGTATGCGACCTTAATCATCTTTACCGCAAATTACCCGCGTTACATGATCTCGACTTCCAGCATGAAGGATTCGACTGGATTGATTGCAATGATGCGGAAAAATCAGTGCTGTCCTATCAGAGGCGCGCACGCGACGGGTCCATTGTCATCGTTGCGCTGAATCTGACTCCCGTACCGCGCAATCATTATCGTATCGGGTTGCCCACGGATACACGGTATCGCGAAGCGCTGAACAGTGATTCGCAATATTACGCGGGCAGCAACGTAGGCAATGCTGGTCTGATACAGGCAGAGCCCATTCCATGGATGGGACTGCCCTACTCTGCCGAGATCGCCCTGCCACCGCTAGCCGGTGTGGTTCTCGTGCCGGAGGCATGA
- the pgi gene encoding glucose-6-phosphate isomerase — MSKLTQSAAWQALGIHFSAIEPLQMRKMFQDDPARFRTFSVQLGGLLFDYSKNRINEKTVELLISLAEQSGLSASIERMFGGEKINITEQRAALHTALRNRSDRPVLVDGKNVMPDVIRVLGKMRQFSDSVRNGRHLGHTGKPITDIVNIGIGGSDLGPLMVCEALKPYGREDLRAHFVSNVDGTHLAETLKKLDAETTLFIVSSKTFTTQETLTNGRSARAWLVGKLGNEQAVAKHFAAVSTNLEATTKFGINPDNVFEFWDWVGGRYSLWSAIGLPIALYIGMDGFEELLGGAYAMDEHFRSAPLKQNIPVLMGMLGIWYGNFFGAGSNAVLPYDQYLHRFPAYLQQLDMESNGKGVDRDGNPVNYDTGMVVWGEPGTNGQHAFYQLIHQGTRMIPADFLAPMHSQNPIGEHHAILLANCFAQTEALMLGKTAEEARAELIAQGLQGEELESLLPHKVFVGNKPTNTLLFDKLDAHTLGMLIALYEHKVFVQSVVWNINPFDQWGVELGKQLAGKILPELSDAGMVSMHDASTSGLIAHYRETGK, encoded by the coding sequence ATGTCAAAACTTACTCAGTCCGCTGCCTGGCAGGCACTTGGGATTCATTTTTCCGCCATCGAACCGCTTCAGATGCGCAAGATGTTTCAGGATGATCCTGCACGCTTCAGAACATTCTCAGTACAACTGGGGGGGCTGCTTTTCGATTACTCCAAGAATCGCATAAACGAGAAGACGGTTGAATTGCTGATTTCACTTGCCGAGCAATCCGGGCTATCCGCTTCCATCGAGCGCATGTTCGGCGGTGAAAAGATAAATATTACCGAGCAGCGTGCCGCACTGCATACCGCACTGCGCAACCGTTCGGACCGGCCTGTGCTGGTGGATGGCAAGAATGTGATGCCCGATGTCATCCGTGTCCTCGGGAAGATGCGGCAATTCTCCGATTCGGTACGCAACGGCCGGCATCTCGGCCATACCGGCAAGCCAATCACCGATATCGTCAATATCGGTATCGGCGGATCGGATCTTGGGCCACTAATGGTGTGCGAGGCACTCAAGCCTTATGGCAGGGAAGATTTGCGTGCGCATTTTGTCTCGAACGTGGATGGTACCCACCTTGCTGAAACGCTCAAGAAACTGGATGCCGAAACCACCCTGTTCATTGTCAGCTCGAAGACCTTTACGACACAGGAAACCCTTACCAATGGTCGATCTGCGCGTGCATGGCTGGTTGGAAAACTAGGCAACGAACAAGCCGTGGCTAAGCATTTTGCCGCGGTCTCCACCAATTTGGAAGCCACTACGAAATTCGGCATCAATCCGGACAACGTGTTCGAGTTCTGGGATTGGGTTGGCGGGCGCTATTCTCTGTGGTCAGCCATCGGCCTGCCCATCGCGCTGTATATCGGCATGGACGGGTTCGAGGAATTGCTGGGCGGCGCCTATGCAATGGATGAGCACTTCCGCAGTGCGCCACTGAAGCAGAATATCCCCGTGCTGATGGGTATGCTCGGTATCTGGTACGGTAATTTTTTCGGCGCAGGGTCGAATGCCGTGCTTCCCTATGACCAGTATTTGCATCGCTTTCCCGCCTACTTGCAGCAACTGGATATGGAAAGCAATGGAAAGGGCGTGGATCGCGACGGCAATCCGGTTAATTACGATACCGGGATGGTGGTCTGGGGCGAACCCGGCACCAACGGTCAGCACGCGTTCTATCAATTGATCCATCAGGGTACGCGCATGATACCGGCGGATTTCCTTGCTCCCATGCACAGCCAGAACCCGATCGGCGAACACCATGCCATCCTGCTGGCCAACTGTTTTGCGCAGACCGAAGCGCTGATGCTTGGCAAAACTGCCGAGGAAGCACGCGCAGAACTGATTGCGCAGGGTTTGCAGGGAGAAGAACTGGAAAGCCTGCTGCCGCACAAGGTATTCGTTGGCAACAAACCCACCAACACCCTGTTGTTCGATAAGCTCGATGCACATACGCTGGGCATGCTGATCGCGTTGTATGAGCATAAGGTGTTCGTACAAAGCGTGGTCTGGAACATCAACCCGTTCGACCAGTGGGGCGTAGAGTTGGGCAAGCAACTGGCCGGCAAGATTCTGCCGGAACTGAGTGATGCGGGGATGGTATCAATGCATGACGCGTCCACCAGCGGGTTGATAGCTCACTACCGGGAAACAGGCAAATAA
- a CDS encoding ABC transporter ATP-binding protein, protein MTQAADNLIEVNDLHFAYGEHEVLKGINLTIPRGKIVALLGVSGCGKSTLLRHFGGQLRPSRGSVKFMGQVVHELDSDELYAMRLKMGMMFQVSGLFTDLSVYDNLAFPMREHTNLPEELIRDLVLMKLHAVGLRNARDLMPSELSGGMERRVALARAIATDPSLIIYDEPFAGLDPISLNTIANLIRKLNDALGVTSVVVTYDLSESLKVVDYVYFIHNGVVMAEGKASDMYESDDPFVRQFVHAEPDGPVAFQYPSRPYADDLRILR, encoded by the coding sequence TTGACCCAAGCCGCTGATAACCTGATTGAAGTCAATGATCTTCATTTCGCTTATGGCGAACATGAAGTACTCAAAGGCATCAATCTCACCATCCCGCGTGGCAAGATTGTCGCGTTGCTTGGCGTAAGCGGATGCGGTAAAAGTACGTTGCTACGCCATTTTGGAGGCCAGTTGCGCCCATCGCGCGGCAGCGTGAAATTCATGGGGCAGGTAGTCCACGAACTTGACAGCGACGAACTATACGCAATGCGCCTCAAGATGGGGATGATGTTCCAGGTGAGCGGACTGTTCACCGACCTGTCGGTCTATGACAACCTCGCTTTCCCGATGCGCGAACACACCAATCTTCCGGAAGAGTTGATCCGTGACCTGGTGTTGATGAAACTGCATGCCGTGGGGCTGCGCAACGCCCGCGACCTGATGCCGAGCGAGTTGTCCGGCGGTATGGAGCGTCGCGTGGCGTTGGCGCGTGCCATCGCCACCGATCCGTCACTGATCATTTACGACGAGCCATTCGCCGGCCTCGACCCGATCTCGCTCAATACCATCGCGAACCTGATCCGAAAGTTGAACGACGCACTGGGTGTGACTTCGGTCGTGGTGACCTATGATCTTTCGGAATCTCTGAAAGTCGTCGATTACGTTTACTTTATCCACAACGGCGTCGTCATGGCCGAAGGGAAGGCAAGCGATATGTATGAATCGGATGACCCTTTCGTCCGACAATTTGTCCACGCAGAGCCGGACGGCCCGGTCGCCTTCCAGTATCCGAGCCGGCCGTATGCGGATGATTTGAGAATATTGCGCTAA